The genomic region CCGCAACAGGATGAACGTGTACCCGGCGATCAGCGGCGCCGCGATCGCCAGCACGCTGCCCGGCCCGGGGCCCGCCCGGGTGACGGCCAGCGCGTACCTGCGGTCGGTACGGGCCGCCGCGTAGCCGATCAGCGCCAGGCCGCCGATCATGCCGGAGGCGCCGAAGTCGACCCAGAACTCGGTCCACAGCGGGGCCGACAGATTGGTCATGTTCATCCCCATCCACTCACCGACCCTGACCCCGGTGTCCTCGGGCTTTCCGCTCCACACGGCCCTGGGCACGAAGAAGAGGGCGGAGCCGGCGAGTTGACGGCCATAGGTGTGGCCCCGGGTCTCCACCCAGGAGATGGTGTTGGCGAACATCACCGTCTGGTCGTAGTCCTTGGTGGCCAGCGGCTCGAAGACGGAGGCCGACTGCACGGGCCGGTACCCCTCGTCGTCGTAACGGAAGCGGTCTGCGTACGGGAACAGCACCAGCGCGCCCACCACGCCCATGGCGAGCACCGAGCGGTACATCGCCGCGCTGCTCGGGAACGCGGTGAAGAGCAGGGACACCAGCACCGTCAGGAACCAGTAACGCGCGTTGGATATCGGGTTGTTCACGACCAGATTGACCGCCGCGAGCGTCACCCACACCAGCGCCGTCGAGGGGGAGCGCCGAGCCCGGCGCGAGGTCACCAGGCGCCGGGTGTAGAAGAGGAAGGCCAGCAGCGCCGGGACCGTGCCGAAGCCCTTCAGGAACGCCGAGCCGACGTTCGACTCCGCCGAGGCCACCCCGCTCTGCGCCACCGTGTCGCTGATCTCCTGACGGCTGGAGAAGAAGACGGCCGGCCCGCCGAGCTTCACTACGTAGTACGCGCTCGCCAGCAGCGCGAGCAGCACCAGCAGCCGCAGCCTGACCGGGTGGGCCACGGCGGGCCCGCCCGTGGCGCGCGAGGGGGTCCGCCTCTTCAGCGGGCGGCGGGAGGCCAGCAGCGCACCCAGGTCGAAGGCCGCGCACCCCACCAGGATCATCGCGATCGCCGTCACCAGGTCGGAGCGCGGTCCCACCATCGGCGTCGGGGTCTGACCGATCACCACCTGGGCGAACGGCGCCACACCCATGGCGATGTACACGAACATCCAGAAGACGCCCTGGAGCAGCCGTCTGCGGGTCGACAGGATCATCGTGGCGAGCCGGGCGCCCGCGTAGCAGGTCAGGACGAGCTGCAGCCAGTAGGCGGTGTCCCGTACCCCCGAACCGGGCTGGGCGGCGATCACGGCGGGCAGGAAGCAGACCAGCCCCAGGATGAGTGGCACGGACAGCGCCCGCGAGAGCATCGCCCACGTCAGGGGCCTCGCCGGAGGCCCGGCCGGCGGGCGCGGAGCGCTCTCCCGGACGGCAACGGCTCCCACCGACTCGTGCACGGACGTCATGACCCCCCGATCACCGGCCCCGAGAACCGCGTGGCCCACGAACACCTTAACGAATGCGCCCACTTGAGGTGATGGGATGACTAGTCTGTGAACAGTCGGCCGAGGTTGAGGGGAACCCTGGTGAAGGTCCTGCACATCGTCACGCTGCACACTCCGGACCACGCGTTCGGCGGGCCCACGCGGGTGGCGCTCAACCTGTCCAAGGTCCAGCGCGCCGACGGCGACGACGCCCGCATCATGGCGCTCGGCGACGGCTTCGAGGGCGCGCTGCCGGACACGGTCGAAGGGGTGCCCGTACACCTCTTCCAGGCCCGTCATCTGCTGCCGATGTTCGAGGTCAGCGGCATCACCTCCGGCGCCCTGCTGAACACCGCGCGCCGCATGATGCGCGGCGCCGACCTCGTCCACGTCCACCTGATGCGCGATCTCGTGACCCTGCCCGCCGCGCTTCTCGCCCTCGCCACCCGCACGCCTCTCGTGGTCCAGACGCACGGCATGGTCGACCCGACCGAGAAGCGGGTCGCCCAGCTCACCGACCTGCTGGGCGTCCGCACGGTGCTGCGCCGCGCCGACGCGGTGCTCCACCTCACCGAGGCCGAACGCCTCGACGTGAACGCGGTCGCCGCACCGGTCGCCCTCACCAACACCGTCAGGCTCGTCAACGGCGTCCGGCCGCAGGAGCGCAAGCCCGCGCGGGACGAGGGCCGCCCGCCCACCGTCCTCTTCCTGGCCCGTGTCCAGGAGCGCAAGCGGCCCGAGGACTTCGTCGCGGCGATGCCGGCCGTCCTCGCCCGGCACCCCGACGCCCGCTTCGTCCTCGCCGGACCGGACACCGGAGCGCTCCCCGGCACCCTGGCGCTCGCCCGGAAGCTCGGCGTCATGGACTCGCTCGACCACGTCGGCCCCCTGGGCCACGAAGAGGTGCTCGCGGCCGGGCGGCGGGCCGATGTGTACGTCCTGCCGTCGATCGAGGAGCCCCTCGGCGTGTCCGTGCTGGAGGCCATGTCGGTCGGCACGCCCGCCGTCATCACCCGCACCTGCGGACTCGGCCCCGACGTGGCGGCCGCCGGGGCGGGCCGGGTGATCGACAGCCGGGTCGGCGAGGACGCGGAGAACGCCCGCAAGGTCGCCGACGCCGTCCTGGAACTGCTGGAGCCCGAGGCCAACGACCGTGCGGGGAAGGCCGCATGGAACCTGGTCAACGAGCATTTCACCATCGAGGCCGTCACACGAACCCTCCGGGGGACCTACGAGGACGTGGTCCGCCGGAGGGCCTGATCCGTCAGCCCGTCCTTCCCTCACGCGACTTGAGGGCAATCTGCCAGCGGTAGAAGCTCATCGCCAGCGCGAAGTCCAGACCGGCGCGCCCGTCGAGGAAGCCCCGGCGGTAGACATACATGTAGGCGAAGGACACCAGGGGCTTGAACGGCGCCTTGTGGAAGAGCTGCCCCTGACGGGACTTCACCCTCCGTACCTGCTCCTTGACATCGGGGTGGTGCTCCAGCCAGGCCTCCCAGTCGGAGTAGCGGTTGTGCCGCTCGAACCAGGCGGTGACGGGGTCCAGGTCCTGGTGCTCGATGGGGTTGCTCAGCGCCTCGGCCGTCGCCGCGACCGGCTGGTAGTGCCCCTCGACCTCCCCGATGCCCGGTGCCGCGAGGTCGCCGACCTCCGGGTAGTGGCACCGGGTCCGGTCGGTCAGGGACCGCTTGCGGATCGTGTAGCCGTGCCGCAGCCGCTTCCCCGAGAACCAGTAGCCCAGCGGGATGTCGTAGGCGGCGGGCTTCGGGCTGTCCGCGTCGGCGAAGAGCCTCCGCAGCTCCGCCAGCAGCCCGGGGCTCAGCCGCTCGTCACCGTCGAGCAGCAGGATCCAGTCCAGGTCCGTGCGGACGTTCTCCAGGCACCACTGCTTCTTGCGCGGATGCCCTCCGTCCCAGGTGTAGGTGACGACTTCGGCCCCGCACTCCTCGGCGATCTTCGCCGTGTCGTCGGTGCTGTGGGAGTCCACCACGACGACCGCCTCGAAGTGGCCCAGGACCGACTTCACCGCCTCGGCGATGTTCAGGCCCTCGTTCTTCGTGGGGATCGCGACGGCGATGGGCAGCTTGCGCATCAGTTGTCTCCTTGCGGCAGCCAGGCGTAGCAGCCTGTGGAGGTGAAGGTGCGGGCGGAACGGGCGACGGTGATCTCCACCTGCTCGCCCGTGCCGGAGGAGCCCGACCCCAGCTCCTTGTCGTCCGCCCCCGCCACCTGCCAGCTACAGGCTTTGGTGGGGGACGGGGCTCTGTACCGCCCGGGCCGGAGCCCGGCGCCCTTGTGGGTGCCGTCGGCGTAACCGAGCGCGGCCTGGTCGACGAGGTCCTGGTGCCGGGGACAGAGATGGGTCACGGCCGGCTCCGCGTCCGCGACCTCACCGGAGACGATCGCGGCGACGGCGATGTCCCGGTCGGCCTTGACCAGGTAGCGGAGCCTGTCACAGGTCTCCTGTCCGGTCTGGAGCACCGCGGCCGGGTCCATCCCCTCGGGCACGCGGTCGGTCAGATACTCCTTCTGCTTCTTGGTGAAGGACCCCGTGGTCGGAGTGACCTCCCCGGCGGGGGCCTTCGGCGTACTGCTGGACTTTTGTGGTGCCGGGGCCGCCGTACGGGCTGCGGGCGCCGTGGAGGAGGCCGTCGCCGCGGCGGACGGCGTACCGCCCGCCGCGGCTGCCGCCTTCTCGCCCCCGTCGCCGGAACCGCCGGACGAGCCGCAGGCGGCCAGCACCGCCGTCGCGAGGGCGACGGCGGCACCGGCCAGGAACGGATATCTCATTCACCCGTCCTCAGGGCGTAGTGCGCGCTGATCTGGGAAGCGCTCAGCGCGGTCGGGTACACGGCGGTCTCGTCGATCTGACCGGCGAAGAAGTTGCTGGTCGGACGGTTGGCCCAGTTGTTCAGATTGTCCCCGCCGACCCGCCAGTAGCCCGGGTAGTTCTCGTTGCCCGTGTAGAGGAGGTTCGACGCGCGCAGCTGCCCGTCGACGTACAGCCGTATGCCGTTGGTGCCCTGGGTGGCGACGACGTGGTGCCAGTTGCCGTCGTTGTAGGCCCCGGTCGTGGTCACCGTACGGCGGCCGCCGCTGTAGACGCCGAAGACGAGGCGCCCGTCGTTGGCCATGTACACGTGCTTGTCGAAGCGGGTGCTGTTCTGCATGCTCAGATTGCCGAAGCCGATGATCTTGCCGCCCCGCGTGGTGGTGGTCTTGATCCAGGTCTCCACGGTGAAGCGGGTGGGCTGCGGGTGTCGCTTGTTGCTGTACGCGTACTCGCTCGCCCCGTCGAAGCCGATCGCGGTCGAGTCGCCCGCGATCGCGGCCGGGGTCTGCCGGTAGGAGGGCGCGTTGCGCAGGAAGCCGCTGTTCAGGCCGCCCGTGGTGTCCGCCGCGAAGGTGGAGGTGCCCTCGTCGTAGCGCCAGTACAGCGAGGCGCCGTCCGACAGCACCCGCGCCGGGTACGCCTGCGTCGACGCGGCCACGGTCGCCGACTGCGCGGGGGACCTGGCGCTGGTGTTGGTCCCGTCGCTCGCGGTGATCCGGTACGAGTGGGACTCGCCCACCGCCACATCGGTGTCCGTCCACTTCAGCTGCGGGCGGTCCCAGAAGAGCGAGTATCCCGTGACCGTGTGCACGGGCGTGCTCGCACCGTCCTTGTAGATCCGGTAGGTCAGCTCCCCGTCGTCGGTGTCGAAGCTGGTCTGCCAGTTCACGTCGATCTGCCCCGGGGTGACCGTGGAGAGACTGACGTTGGGCACCCAGGGAGCGCCGGTGTCCGGGCCGTCGGCGAACCGGGTCAGGCCCTGCTGTCCGGCGCTGTTGACGGTGGTGAACTCCCCGCCGACCCACAGGTAGTGGCGGCCGCCCTTGTCGGTCTGCGCCATCACCCGGGGCCCGACCGGCTCACCGATGCCGTCGTTCGTGTCCGGAAACCAGGGCAGCAGCGTCGGGTCGTCGACGGACTGGGCCAGCAGATGCTTGCGCGGCTGGTCGGCGAACCCGCCCATGCTGGCGCAGTCGTGGGCGTGGCTCCCGCTGTACAGCACGCCCGAGTGGACCAGGACGGCCTGGGTGGCGCCCAGGCAGGTGTCCCGCCAGCGCTGCTGGTAGTCGTCGAGGTCGATGGCGATCCGGCCGTCGAACACACCGCCGCCGGTGCCCTCGTTGGCGGTGTAGAGGCCGGTCGCGTCGGTCGTGAGGTCCTGCACCGTCGAGGTTTCGGGGATGAAGCCCGGGTAACTCCTGGTCAGCGCCCCCGTGGTGGCGTCGACGACGGCGAGTGCGTGCGAGGTGGTGCCGTTGACGGTGAAGAAGTCACCGCCGAGCGCCACGTGCTGCCCGTCGGGGGTCACCTGGACCGCCCGGGCCACCTCGTCGGCGTTCGCCCTCCACGGCAGCAGGTCGGCGTCGGTGGTGACGGCGGCGAACTTGTTCCTCGTCTGCCCGCCCACACTGTTGAAGTCACCGGCCAGATAGACGGTGTCCGTGGTGACGTCCAGGGCCCGTACGGTCGCCGAGACGGAGATCTTGAAGTCCGTGCGGGGCGTGCAGGTGGCCGTGTCGACGGCGGCGATGTTGCTGACGCCTTCGCCGTTCACCGCCCCGAACTGACCACCGGCATAGAGGGTTTCACCGTCGGGCGACAGGGCGAGCGCCCGTACGGTGGCGGTCCCCGAGGACAGCGTGAACGACAGGCTGCACCCCGTGGGCGCGCCGGTCGCCGCGTCGAACGCCGCGAAGTTGACCGCGGGCTGCTCCGAGGTCCCCGCCGCCGCGTCCGGTGGCCGGACGGTCGAGAAGGTGCCGCCTGCGTAGACGGTGCCCTCCGCCGCGGCCATCGACCAGACGATCCCGTTGGTCTGCCAGGTGGAGAGGTCGTCCGCGGTGATGGACACCGGCGGTGTCAGCGCCGCCGCCGGGGAGGCCCC from Streptomyces sp. QL37 harbors:
- a CDS encoding glycosyltransferase, which encodes MKVLHIVTLHTPDHAFGGPTRVALNLSKVQRADGDDARIMALGDGFEGALPDTVEGVPVHLFQARHLLPMFEVSGITSGALLNTARRMMRGADLVHVHLMRDLVTLPAALLALATRTPLVVQTHGMVDPTEKRVAQLTDLLGVRTVLRRADAVLHLTEAERLDVNAVAAPVALTNTVRLVNGVRPQERKPARDEGRPPTVLFLARVQERKRPEDFVAAMPAVLARHPDARFVLAGPDTGALPGTLALARKLGVMDSLDHVGPLGHEEVLAAGRRADVYVLPSIEEPLGVSVLEAMSVGTPAVITRTCGLGPDVAAAGAGRVIDSRVGEDAENARKVADAVLELLEPEANDRAGKAAWNLVNEHFTIEAVTRTLRGTYEDVVRRRA
- a CDS encoding glycosyltransferase family 2 protein, encoding MRKLPIAVAIPTKNEGLNIAEAVKSVLGHFEAVVVVDSHSTDDTAKIAEECGAEVVTYTWDGGHPRKKQWCLENVRTDLDWILLLDGDERLSPGLLAELRRLFADADSPKPAAYDIPLGYWFSGKRLRHGYTIRKRSLTDRTRCHYPEVGDLAAPGIGEVEGHYQPVAATAEALSNPIEHQDLDPVTAWFERHNRYSDWEAWLEHHPDVKEQVRRVKSRQGQLFHKAPFKPLVSFAYMYVYRRGFLDGRAGLDFALAMSFYRWQIALKSREGRTG
- a CDS encoding LamG domain-containing protein, with amino-acid sequence MMNGSTGRRPRGSGRVRAASAALCLFAGALTATAAGASPAAALTPPVSITADDLSTWQTNGIVWSMAAAEGTVYAGGTFSTVRPPDAAAGTSEQPAVNFAAFDAATGAPTGCSLSFTLSSGTATVRALALSPDGETLYAGGQFGAVNGEGVSNIAAVDTATCTPRTDFKISVSATVRALDVTTDTVYLAGDFNSVGGQTRNKFAAVTTDADLLPWRANADEVARAVQVTPDGQHVALGGDFFTVNGTTSHALAVVDATTGALTRSYPGFIPETSTVQDLTTDATGLYTANEGTGGGVFDGRIAIDLDDYQQRWRDTCLGATQAVLVHSGVLYSGSHAHDCASMGGFADQPRKHLLAQSVDDPTLLPWFPDTNDGIGEPVGPRVMAQTDKGGRHYLWVGGEFTTVNSAGQQGLTRFADGPDTGAPWVPNVSLSTVTPGQIDVNWQTSFDTDDGELTYRIYKDGASTPVHTVTGYSLFWDRPQLKWTDTDVAVGESHSYRITASDGTNTSARSPAQSATVAASTQAYPARVLSDGASLYWRYDEGTSTFAADTTGGLNSGFLRNAPSYRQTPAAIAGDSTAIGFDGASEYAYSNKRHPQPTRFTVETWIKTTTTRGGKIIGFGNLSMQNSTRFDKHVYMANDGRLVFGVYSGGRRTVTTTGAYNDGNWHHVVATQGTNGIRLYVDGQLRASNLLYTGNENYPGYWRVGGDNLNNWANRPTSNFFAGQIDETAVYPTALSASQISAHYALRTGE